One Solanum lycopersicum chromosome 4, SLM_r2.1 DNA window includes the following coding sequences:
- the LOC138348285 gene encoding uncharacterized protein produces MLSKMLPSYLLDSGFFEENERTKFVDCHAYKDNITGSLLEPQVPFMIEFAQDIPTQECDSLDYGLYVTAFAEYMSDQINISYADFSPDYLRQRYGALLWSYGSEKAKCGYVSDNDDPSKSRGVVTPSPEEDLVHIV; encoded by the exons ATGTTGTCTAAAATGCTTCCTTCATACCTACTTGATAGtggattttttgaagaaaatgaacgCACGAAATTTGTTGATTGTCATGCATATAAAGACAACATTACTGGTTCACTTCTGGAGCCTCAAGTTCCTTTCATGATTGAATTTGCACAAGACATCCCTACACAGGAATGCGATAGCCT AGACTATGGGTTATATGTTACTGCATTTGCCGAGTATATGAGTGACCAAATCAATATATCATATGCTGATTTTAGTCCTGATTACCTACGTCAAAGATATGGAGCATTGCTGTGGAGTTATGGAAGTGAGAAGGCTAAGTGCGGATATGTTAGCGACAATGATGATCCATCAAAATCCAGGGGCGTAGTCACACCATCACCAGAAGAAGATTTAGTTCACATAGTGTAG
- the LOC138348112 gene encoding uncharacterized protein: MGNWENNQDALQMSILFFIHTFVLATLDNTTISIVDFLMVEDGRYQHFPWGQLSFSKLIGSLRQDFDVSKKLYRLYGMPYALNVWIYECASNLNSEIAVRERNVIPRMCNWRVVFEKAKFEMLVSTIFQENACSNIVPTAEEIEVFDLAQVEHAHSSSLPLVQPNEEVDLDNFSTKPSEQTEPADQSNVSPTPDDDVHVSMSSLPQNSNVDDVHGSVPQASPKSAADVHTSVLDVSLNPAADVHGYADSQNVNNIIPHIEELKGHLKNYVDKKFEELIILIKANHSQLMQSIGKENINFQANTSTFQSDKQTSQQIPIDLDDMGGVNEDGGGFSSKNGEHHIVDDAEDVDVDGVGVSVNEGEQLVSDNPKDGDAHQSHQDLNEHIMDQDVDDNVQHNIPHECSTSTTISPSTQAAIDALIKDLAKDPTNARPLYSYDPQNITSSQYLLTDSQLPTDIPITEIVVNTDAVTPAHRNRVPLRRIQSPYCTSFGSSEKGKEKLKDMARLHFPFEGCGITDKVLPKLTEDYMNWLSRGLLKKNNKYYMDDDDDSLTTQEHIDRASVVSVHERSIINIIKGFGIPAALPWHLVDEVYIPINCD; this comes from the exons ATGGGTAATTGGGAGAACAATCAGGATGCACTCCAAATGTCTATACTGTTCTTTATTCATACATTTGTATTAGCTACTCTTGATAATACAACTATATCTATTGTCGACTTTCTAATGGTTGAAGatggtagatatcaacattttcctTGGGGTCAGCTATCATTTTCCAAACTAATTGGTTCACTTAGACAGGATTTTGATGTTAGTAAAAAGTTGTACCGATTATATGGGATGCCATATGCACTAAATGTTTGGATATACGAATGTGCATCCAATTTAAATTCTGAAATAGCTGTGAGAGAACGCAATGTCATCCCAAGAATGTGCAATTGGAGAGTTGTGTTTGAAAAGGCAAAGTTTGAAATGCTTGTGTCTACCATTTTCCAAgag AATGCATGTTCAAACATTGTCCCAACAGCAGAGGAAATTGAAGTTTTTGACCTTGCTCAAGTTGAACATGCTCATTCTTCATCACTACCATTAGTACAACCAAATGAGGAAGTTGATTTAGATAATTTCTCCACAAAACCGTCCGAACA AACAGAACCAGCCGATCAATCAAATGTGTCTCCAACACCGGATGATGATGTACATGTTTCCATGTCAAGTCTGCCTCAAAATTCGAATGTTGATGATGTACATGGTTCTGTTCCACAAGCGTCACCGAAATCGGCTGCTGATGTACATACTTCTGTTCTAGACGTTTCTCTGAACCCGGCTGCTGATGTTCATGGGTATGCAGATTCACAGAATGTCAACAATATAATTCCTCATATTGAAGAGTTGAAAGGACATTTGAAAAATTAC GTTGACAAGAAATTTGAGGAactgattattttgataaaagcaAATCACTCCCAGCTGATGCAATCTATAGGcaaggaaaacatcaattttcagGCTAATACAAGCACATTTCAGTCTGACAAACAAACATCTCAGCAAATACCAATTGATCTCGATGATATGGGCGGTGTAAATGAGGATGGTGGTGGTTTTTCTAGTAAAAATGGTGAACATCATATCGTTGACGATGCAGAGGATGTCGATGTGGATGGTGTTGGTGTTTCCGTAAATGAGGGTGAACAACTAGTCAGTGATAATCCAAAG GATGGTGACGCACATCAGTCACACCAAGATTTAAATGAACATATCATGGACCAAGACGTTGATGACAATGTTCAGCACAACATCCCTCAT GAATGTTCCACTTCAACAACAATATCACCATCAACTCAAGCAGCAATAGATGCGCTTATCAAAGATTTGGCTAAAGATCCTACTAATGCTAGACCATTATATTCTTACGATCCGCAGAATATAACTAGCAGCCAGTACTTGTTGACCGACAGTCAATTACCCACTGATATTCCAATAACGGAGATTGTTGTTAATACTGATGCAGTCACTCCTGCGCATAGAAATAGAGTGCCTTTGAGAAGGATTCAATCTCCATATTGtacttcttttgggtcaagcgagaagggaaaagagaaattgaaagatATGGCTCGACTCCATTTCCCATTCGAAGGATGTGGCATTACTGATAAAGTTTTGCCGAAACTTACTGAGGATTACATGAATTGGTTGTCAAGGGGGcttctaaaaaaaaacaataa ATATTACatggacgatgatgatgatagtcTTACTACACAAGAACATATTGATCGCGCTTCAGTTGTATCTGTACATGAGAGGTCaataattaacatcatcaaagGGTTTGGAATACCAGCTGCTTTACCATGGCATCTTGTAGATGAGGTCTACATCCCAATTAACTGTGATTAA